The genomic window CCGATGTCAGAACGTCCAACGGGCGAACAAGAACCGCTGATTGCGCCTGACTTTGCAAACCGTCTTAAAAAGAACATCGGTAAAATTGGCAAGTGGGCTAAGAAAGAGCAATTAGATTGTTACCGTATCTACGATGCTGACTTACCAGAATACAATGTAGCGATTGACGTATACCCAGGGCACCTTGTGATTCAAGAATACGCTGCGCCTAAAGATGTACCGGAAGACAAAGCTAAACGTCGTCTAACCGATATTATCCGTGCTTCTATTCAAGTCACGGGCGTTGAAGCAAACAACGTGGTTCTTAAGGTTCGCCAGAAGCAGAAAGGCCGTTCTCAATATCAAAAAATGGCTCAAGACTCATCTAACCTAGAAGTGAACGAATACGGCGTTAAGTTGATTGTTAATCTTCATGATTATCTAGATACAGGCTTGTTCTTAGATCATAAGATCACTCGTCGCCGTATCGGTGAGATGGCTGCTGGCAAAGACTTCCTCAACCTGTTTGCTTACACGGGCAGTGCATCTGTTCATGCAGCTGTCGGTGGTGCACGCTCTACAACAACGGTTGATATGTCTAATACCTACCTTGAGTGGGCAAAACAGAACATGGAGCTTAACGGTCGAGTTGGTCGTCAACATCAGTTTGTTCAAGCTGACTGCTTACAGTGGTTGGTTAAAGAGCAGGGTTCTTACGACCTGATCTTTATTGATCCGCCAACGTTCTCAAACTCTAAGCGTATGGATCAATCTTTCGATGTTCAACGTGATCACATTCAGTTGATGGAAAACCTTAAGCGTCTGCTTCGTGAAGAAGGCACGATTGTGTTCTCTAACAACAAGCGTCACTTCAAAATGGATCTAGAAGGTCTAGAAGCGTTAGGTCTTAAAGCTCAGAATATCTCAGCTAAGACGCTTCCATTGGACTTTTCTCGCAATAAGCACATTCATAACTGCTGGTTGATTACTCATAAGTAGTTAAGAGATTGTATAAGGATATAGTGTGCTGACTCTCTACAGTACAGAAGGGTGCCATCTATGTGAGATGGCATTCCAACTCACGGAACAGTTAAACATTAGCCATCACGTCGACGTTGTCGACATTGCATTTGATGATGCGCTCTTTTCCCGTTACGGGGTCACTATTCCGGTGCTCAAATTTGAAAGCTCTGATTTTTCTCAAAGCTCAGAGCTTAACTGGCCATTTGGCTTGTTAGAACTTAATGATTGGTTAAAGAAGAATGGCATTACTTACAATTCATAATGGGCAATTAGCGTTTGGCGATCACCCGTTATTAGATCGTGCAGACTTTGCACTGCAAGAAAACGAACGTGTGTGTTTAGTAGGGCGCAATGGTGCTGGTAAGTCTACGTTGATGAAAATCCTGTCTGGGAACATCATCATGGACGACGGCAAGATGCAAATCACGCAAGATGTGGTTGTGTCTCGCCTTGAGCAAGATCCCCCGCGTAATGAAGAAGGCACCGTTTATGATTATGTTGCTGGTGGCCTAGCGGAAATCGGCGAACAGTTGAAGATCTACCATGATCTTCTGGATCTCATCGGTACTGACCCGAGTGAAAAGAACCTAAACCGTCTTACTCGTGTGCAAGAGCAACTGGATCATGCGAACGCATGGCGCTTTGAAGATCGCGTAAGTAACGTAATGGCGGCGCTTAAACTGACGGCTGAAACAAAACTGACTGATTTATCTGGTGGTTGGCAGCGTAAAGCGGCGCTTGCTCGTGCGCTTGTATGTGACCCAGACGTGCTTCTACTCGACGAACCGACTAACCACTTGGATGTTGCGACAATCGAATGGTTAGAAGGCTTCCTGAAAGACTTCCGTGGTTCAATCATCTTTATCTCGCATGACCGTGCGTTCATTAAATCGATGGCAACTCGCATCGTTGATCTTGATCGCGGCAAACTGAGTTCTTTCCCGGGTGACTATGACAACTACTTGTTAGATAAAGAAGAAGCGTTACGTGTTGAAGAGATGCAGAACGCTGAATTCGATAAGAAGCTAGCTCAAGAAGAAGTATGGATTCGTCAGGGCATTAAAGCGCGTCGTACGCGTAATGAAGGCCGTGTTCGTGCGCTTAAAAAATTACGTGAAGAGCGCCAAGCGCGTCGTGAAGTGCAGGGTAAAGCGAACATCCAAATCGATACATCTTCACGCTCAGGTAAAATCGTATTTGAAGCAGAGAATCTTAACTTTGGCTTCGAAGGCAAAGAGATTGTTAAAGACTTCAGCTTCAACATCATGCGCGGTGATCGTATCGCACTTATCGGGCCAAATGGTTGTGGTAAGAGTACGGTACTCAAGCTGCTTCTTGACCAGCTTAAGCCAGATTCAGGTCGTCTGCATTGTGGTACCAAGCTTGAAGTGGCTTACTTCGACCAATACCGCGAAATTCTAGACCCAGAAAAGTCTGTAATTGATAACCTAGCGGATGGTAAGCAAGAAGTGACGGTTGGCGGGCGTGAGCGTCATGCACTGAGTTATTTGCAAGATTTCTTGTTCTCGCCTAAACGTGCTCGTACACCGGTTAAAGCGTTGTCCGGTGGTGAGAAAAACCGTCTTCTATTGGCTCGGATTTTCCTTAAATCGAATAACTTATTGATTCTCGATGAGCCAACCAACGATCTAGATATCGAAACTTTGGAACTTTTAGAAGATTTGCTTGCCAACTATGAGGGTACGCTTCTTTTAGTGAGCCACGATCGTCAGTTTGTCGATAACACGGTTATGACAAG from Vibrio artabrorum includes these protein-coding regions:
- a CDS encoding ABC transporter ATP-binding protein, with protein sequence MALLTIHNGQLAFGDHPLLDRADFALQENERVCLVGRNGAGKSTLMKILSGNIIMDDGKMQITQDVVVSRLEQDPPRNEEGTVYDYVAGGLAEIGEQLKIYHDLLDLIGTDPSEKNLNRLTRVQEQLDHANAWRFEDRVSNVMAALKLTAETKLTDLSGGWQRKAALARALVCDPDVLLLDEPTNHLDVATIEWLEGFLKDFRGSIIFISHDRAFIKSMATRIVDLDRGKLSSFPGDYDNYLLDKEEALRVEEMQNAEFDKKLAQEEVWIRQGIKARRTRNEGRVRALKKLREERQARREVQGKANIQIDTSSRSGKIVFEAENLNFGFEGKEIVKDFSFNIMRGDRIALIGPNGCGKSTVLKLLLDQLKPDSGRLHCGTKLEVAYFDQYREILDPEKSVIDNLADGKQEVTVGGRERHALSYLQDFLFSPKRARTPVKALSGGEKNRLLLARIFLKSNNLLILDEPTNDLDIETLELLEDLLANYEGTLLLVSHDRQFVDNTVMTSWIFEGNGVIEEFVGGYHDAQQQRKQALEYRQVEKPSKPEKVVEETPKTAPVKAKPKKLSYKLQRELEALPMRLEELETQIETLQQEVNDPSFFSKSVEQTQPVLDKLSAAEQELDVAFERWEELEALQQES
- a CDS encoding glutaredoxin family protein, producing MAFQLTEQLNISHHVDVVDIAFDDALFSRYGVTIPVLKFESSDFSQSSELNWPFGLLELNDWLKKNGITYNS